A single window of Methanothermobacter marburgensis str. Marburg DNA harbors:
- a CDS encoding pseudomurein-binding repeat-containing protein, with the protein MRKFLFFMMAVLCFYLIGNSFALSLSYDEVCDASKMIGNYTASQNRIPSMVVVNGKNITSDNYLYAASSTVLNLNQGKRTGISLPDYNPPTNPSGAATGTLYKTYTTGTGYLQAAQNIKNFMESNGRSPNYANTAIGQVRYESLIYAYARIINFYNSTGKLPDHITIQQITKKEGTITRPRADYTYKIEGYTTYFMDKSTGSIQSWQWDLGDNTTSTERNPTHTYKAGTYTVTLTVRGYGVTSTRTMMLEVMLATIHVNSTAVTFLGQTLNLTFKMPLNNTAKWISIGAMATGPFNETVFLVEDGVAYKLAELTNPFYQVNRQSQREIVWTATAGLNRLIEICTKLGLDELETINEYLNNFNLTEQEKNFILTNHGRCIDILQVSIEYPGEESVTIANITFPGNRSTRTLLLLYTNGYYIHPPGETGPNIIINDTLTWEASNYDAIITYTIATKKITNQTLQYWLNKEYPPGPLKAAYGLFLAGLETIYLHDTIADQAAAKYNITWTRTRPAMVSAGDHSPATWISLECNHNMGVKANGTTQNLKAFNYARTSTINPIEYYVMEALFPGSDPTTAPITGIGQKLLNGEPLDILETENYTLITDNQGRYIIIDHKTGMVRDIIYNLMGAYCYYHQQTEWAQELGRTIMSSERLKSLLDGNGTVNLEGLRDSVGKAFMGLIVSMRLALHNPMTFVEIISYGLVGQGLIGVNIAAYATTIAYINSKLNNITGSIKEFIVEHQTYISNDFVEYMLPAVIYVLSKSGGGVILQPVGLCMAIGNGILDFRDHYLPEEYWKYIAYHRTWAHGYELRAYVGEDHCIHYIEIPKDPDGTLRWDEAVYI; encoded by the coding sequence ATGAGAAAGTTTCTGTTCTTTATGATGGCTGTCTTGTGTTTCTATCTTATAGGTAATTCTTTCGCTCTAAGTTTATCATATGATGAGGTTTGTGACGCCTCTAAGATGATAGGAAACTATACAGCATCACAGAACCGTATACCATCAATGGTTGTGGTTAATGGGAAGAATATAACATCAGACAATTATTTGTATGCGGCGTCCTCCACTGTCCTGAACCTTAATCAGGGCAAAAGGACCGGCATATCATTACCTGATTATAATCCTCCTACTAATCCGAGTGGGGCGGCAACAGGAACACTCTACAAGACATACACAACAGGGACAGGATACCTCCAAGCAGCCCAGAACATCAAAAACTTCATGGAATCCAATGGCAGGTCGCCGAACTATGCCAACACAGCCATTGGACAAGTGCGCTACGAAAGCCTGATCTACGCCTATGCAAGGATAATAAACTTCTACAACAGCACAGGCAAACTACCAGACCACATTACAATACAACAAATAACAAAAAAAGAAGGAACCATCACAAGGCCACGGGCCGACTACACCTACAAAATCGAAGGTTACACCACCTATTTCATGGATAAGAGCACAGGTTCCATCCAATCATGGCAATGGGACCTTGGAGACAACACAACAAGCACTGAAAGGAACCCAACACACACCTACAAAGCAGGAACATACACCGTAACCTTAACCGTCCGGGGTTATGGTGTCACATCCACTAGGACGATGATGTTGGAGGTTATGCTTGCGACAATTCATGTTAATTCAACAGCAGTAACGTTTTTGGGACAAACTTTAAACTTAACCTTTAAAATGCCTCTTAACAATACAGCCAAATGGATTAGTATAGGGGCTATGGCTACAGGCCCATTCAATGAGACAGTATTCCTTGTGGAGGATGGTGTAGCATATAAACTGGCAGAGCTAACCAACCCATTCTATCAGGTGAACAGGCAAAGTCAAAGGGAAATTGTCTGGACCGCCACCGCAGGACTGAACAGACTCATAGAAATCTGCACAAAACTCGGACTCGACGAACTCGAAACAATAAATGAATACCTCAACAACTTCAACCTAACAGAACAAGAAAAGAACTTCATCCTAACAAACCATGGAAGATGCATAGACATCCTCCAAGTCAGCATAGAATATCCTGGCGAAGAAAGTGTCACAATAGCCAACATAACATTCCCAGGGAACCGATCAACAAGGACGCTCCTACTACTCTACACAAACGGCTACTACATACACCCGCCAGGAGAAACCGGGCCCAACATAATAATAAATGACACCCTAACCTGGGAAGCCAGCAACTATGACGCCATTATAACCTACACCATAGCCACCAAAAAAATAACAAACCAGACACTACAATACTGGCTAAACAAAGAATACCCTCCAGGACCATTAAAAGCAGCCTACGGACTATTCCTCGCAGGCCTCGAAACAATATACCTCCACGACACAATCGCAGACCAGGCAGCCGCAAAATACAACATAACATGGACAAGAACCAGGCCAGCGATGGTCTCAGCAGGAGACCACAGCCCAGCGACATGGATAAGCCTGGAATGCAACCACAACATGGGAGTGAAAGCCAACGGAACAACACAAAACCTGAAAGCATTCAACTACGCAAGGACATCCACCATAAACCCAATAGAATACTATGTTATGGAAGCCTTATTCCCAGGATCAGACCCCACAACCGCCCCAATAACAGGAATAGGCCAGAAACTACTCAATGGAGAGCCACTAGACATCCTCGAAACCGAAAATTATACGCTAATCACTGACAACCAAGGAAGATACATCATAATAGACCATAAAACAGGAATGGTCAGAGACATAATCTACAATCTTATGGGAGCATACTGCTACTACCACCAACAAACAGAATGGGCCCAAGAACTTGGCCGAACCATAATGTCCTCTGAAAGGTTAAAGTCACTCTTGGATGGTAATGGCACAGTAAATCTTGAAGGTTTAAGGGATAGTGTGGGAAAAGCCTTCATGGGTCTTATAGTTTCAATGCGACTCGCCCTACATAACCCCATGACCTTTGTTGAAATCATCAGTTATGGCTTGGTGGGTCAGGGCCTCATAGGAGTTAACATAGCAGCATACGCAACAACAATAGCCTACATAAACTCCAAACTCAACAACATTACAGGCAGCATCAAAGAATTTATCGTGGAACATCAAACATACATTTCAAATGATTTTGTTGAATATATGCTTCCAGCAGTAATATATGTATTATCGAAATCTGGTGGTGGGGTAATACTTCAGCCAGTTGGTTTGTGTATGGCTATAGGCAATGGGATACTCGATTTTAGGGATCATTATCTCCCAGAGGAATATTGGAAATATATTGCATATCATCGTACATGGGCTCATGGTTATGAGCTTAGGGCTTATGTTGGTGAGGATCATTGTATACACTATATTGAAATACCGAAGGACCCTGATGGTACTCTACGGTGGGATGAAGCAGTATATATTTAA
- a CDS encoding tetratricopeptide repeat protein has translation MKKKLEEIKLDLNAVILFIFLLSVVFIFIEYSLGKIALGLIEKEEYEKAINVYRLLISKTEKDLFNIGFCFTQNKEYQKALKYYDKALKINPEYAEAWNNKGIILKELKKYKKALKCYNKALEINPELIEAWNNKGTTLQELGKYEEALECYNKALEINPKSIETLTYKGITLSKIGKYKKALKCFDKALKINPKNKLLHKTKAALHKKLKNQEKA, from the coding sequence TTGAAAAAGAAACTGGAGGAGATTAAATTGGATTTAAATGCAGTCATATTATTTATATTTCTATTAAGTGTAGTCTTCATTTTCATAGAATATTCTCTAGGAAAAATCGCGTTGGGATTAATTGAAAAAGAAGAGTATGAAAAAGCCATAAATGTCTATAGGCTCCTCATATCAAAAACTGAGAAAGATTTATTCAACATAGGATTCTGTTTCACCCAAAACAAAGAATACCAAAAAGCTTTAAAATATTATGACAAGGCATTAAAAATAAATCCGGAATATGCAGAAGCATGGAACAACAAAGGAATAATACTAAAAGAACTTAAAAAATACAAAAAAGCCCTAAAATGCTACAACAAAGCCCTAGAAATAAACCCTGAACTTATAGAAGCATGGAACAACAAAGGAACAACCCTCCAGGAGCTGGGCAAATATGAAGAAGCACTAGAATGCTACAACAAAGCCCTAGAAATAAACCCAAAAAGCATTGAAACATTAACTTACAAGGGAATAACATTATCCAAAATCGGCAAATACAAAAAAGCCCTAAAATGCTTCGACAAAGCACTCAAAATAAACCCAAAAAACAAACTATTACACAAAACCAAAGCAGCACTTCACAAAAAACTTAAAAACCAAGAAAAAGCCTGA
- a CDS encoding tetratricopeptide repeat protein, translating to MNPLKKIKDWMASGKAGWHLSGGRSSLKQGKYKEALKEFRKALKASPNDPEILHYNAMTLLKLKRPEKALECYEKILKNNPKLAEAWNNKGVVLKELKRYDEALECYERALQIDPEDDGTWNNKGALLDTIGKPEKAIECYEKALEINQKNAKAWYNKGNGLRSLGKYEEALECYEKALQINAEFVEAWYNKALILEELKRYDEALECYERALQIDPEDDGTWNNKGALLDTIGKPEKAIECYEKALEINQKNAKAWNNKGVVLEELKRYDEALECYEKALEINLENDETWANKGVLLRKLGKYEEALECFEKALEINPEFADAWKWKGIILEDLKKPEEALKCHKQALKLNPPKQNTTKTWKTPKKSYKKSPERTPNERPKSPLG from the coding sequence ATGAACCCCCTTAAGAAGATAAAGGATTGGATGGCCAGCGGAAAAGCTGGATGGCACCTCAGCGGGGGCCGATCAAGCCTAAAACAGGGAAAATACAAAGAAGCTCTTAAAGAATTCAGGAAAGCCCTCAAGGCGAGTCCAAACGACCCGGAAATCTTGCACTATAATGCAATGACACTACTAAAACTCAAAAGACCAGAGAAAGCCTTAGAATGTTATGAAAAAATCCTCAAAAACAATCCAAAACTAGCAGAAGCATGGAACAACAAAGGAGTAGTCCTTAAAGAACTTAAGAGATATGATGAGGCATTGGAATGCTATGAAAGGGCACTACAAATAGATCCAGAAGACGATGGAACATGGAACAACAAAGGAGCGCTCCTTGACACAATCGGTAAACCTGAAAAAGCAATAGAATGTTATGAAAAAGCCTTAGAAATAAACCAAAAAAATGCAAAAGCATGGTATAATAAAGGTAACGGATTACGTAGTCTTGGAAAATATGAGGAGGCATTGGAATGCTATGAAAAAGCATTACAGATAAACGCAGAATTCGTAGAGGCATGGTACAACAAAGCACTAATTCTTGAAGAACTTAAGAGATATGATGAGGCATTGGAATGCTATGAAAGGGCACTACAAATAGATCCAGAAGACGATGGAACATGGAACAACAAAGGAGCGCTCCTTGACACAATCGGTAAACCTGAAAAAGCAATAGAATGTTATGAAAAAGCCTTAGAAATAAACCAAAAAAATGCAAAAGCATGGAACAACAAAGGAGTAGTCCTTGAAGAACTTAAGAGATATGATGAGGCATTGGAATGCTATGAAAAAGCCTTAGAAATAAACCTAGAAAACGACGAAACATGGGCTAACAAGGGAGTACTCCTCAGGAAACTTGGAAAATATGAGGAGGCACTGGAATGTTTTGAAAAAGCCCTTGAAATAAACCCAGAATTCGCAGATGCATGGAAATGGAAAGGAATAATCCTGGAAGACCTCAAAAAACCAGAGGAAGCCCTGAAATGCCACAAGCAAGCCCTCAAACTAAACCCCCCAAAACAAAACACTACAAAAACTTGGAAAACACCAAAAAAGTCCTACAAAAAAAGCCCTGAAAGAACTCCAAATGAAAGGCCAAAGTCACCCTTAGGGTAA
- a CDS encoding AI-2E family transporter encodes MIERLRGTITSASFLVLALILLSAIVIYPIWTMLFLGAVFAYIVRPVALRINERIPYLSVSIIIAMIVVIMPLIGIVVFTVDSLINSTPSLITLARGFDIPYLPGQLQSSGGTLGALRGILTDILRGSINYVIDVIQSVPMIALQLFIFLSSTFYFARDGERLLSYIRGIIPTEAKPFMRRMASETERVLMSIFYGHFLTALLIGIMAGLGFHLLGYPYAIVLGIITGIFQLIPVIGPWAAYTPLAIYDLVTGNILRGVLVLIFGIFLSTIDIYLRPKLSGKYADIHPMIFLVGFLGGPVVWGVAGFIVGPLVLGLAYAALEAYRLGESAAEENQ; translated from the coding sequence ATGATTGAGAGGCTCAGGGGCACCATCACATCTGCTTCATTCCTTGTACTTGCACTGATACTTCTATCGGCCATTGTAATCTATCCCATCTGGACCATGCTCTTCCTGGGGGCTGTGTTCGCCTACATTGTAAGGCCGGTGGCTTTAAGGATAAATGAGAGGATACCCTACCTCTCGGTCTCAATAATCATCGCCATGATCGTTGTTATAATGCCCCTTATTGGTATAGTGGTTTTTACCGTGGATTCCCTCATAAACTCCACCCCCTCACTCATAACCCTTGCAAGGGGCTTTGATATCCCCTACCTTCCGGGACAGCTCCAGAGTTCCGGGGGCACCCTGGGGGCTTTGAGGGGTATTTTAACCGACATACTGAGAGGATCCATCAACTATGTGATTGATGTGATACAGTCAGTCCCCATGATAGCCCTGCAGCTCTTCATATTCCTCTCATCAACATTCTACTTTGCAAGGGATGGTGAAAGGCTCCTTTCATATATAAGGGGCATCATACCCACTGAAGCCAAGCCCTTCATGAGGAGGATGGCCTCTGAGACAGAACGTGTGCTCATGAGCATATTCTATGGCCACTTCCTCACAGCGCTCCTCATAGGCATCATGGCGGGGCTCGGCTTTCACCTCCTGGGCTACCCCTACGCCATAGTCCTCGGTATAATAACCGGGATATTTCAGCTCATACCGGTTATAGGTCCATGGGCTGCCTACACCCCCCTTGCCATCTATGACTTGGTGACCGGGAATATCCTCAGGGGGGTTCTGGTCCTCATATTCGGGATATTCCTCAGCACAATCGACATATACCTCCGGCCAAAGCTTTCAGGTAAGTATGCTGATATACACCCCATGATATTCCTTGTGGGTTTCCTTGGGGGCCCGGTCGTATGGGGTGTTGCCGGGTTCATAGTGGGGCCACTGGTCCTGGGGCTTGCCTACGCGGCCCTTGAGGCCTACCGGCTTGGAGAATCAGCTGCTGAGGAGAACCAGTGA
- a CDS encoding dihydroorotate dehydrogenase electron transfer subunit: MGNVPELLEIKGIVEESETVRTFIFDWDFRREIVPGQFVMVWNFSDEKPMSVSLIDHKRSEIGISIRRVGEFTSAVHELDEGDLLGVRGPYGRGFELMGRNLILVGGGIGMAPLAALAEEAVARGMNVDAVVAARTSDELLFTERLENAGVNIHTCTDDGTCGFQGFAHERLSEMDGEYDMAAVCGPEPMMFHVKAVLDERGIPTQFSLERYMKCAVGICGQCCVDGTGWRVCAEGPVFWDHELRGVGEFGRYRRDAAGRRISW, from the coding sequence ATGGGAAATGTTCCAGAGCTTCTTGAAATTAAGGGTATAGTTGAGGAATCTGAGACCGTCAGGACATTCATATTTGACTGGGACTTCAGGAGGGAAATAGTGCCCGGACAGTTCGTCATGGTCTGGAATTTCAGCGACGAGAAACCCATGTCAGTCTCACTCATTGACCATAAGAGGTCTGAGATCGGCATATCCATAAGGAGGGTTGGTGAATTCACATCAGCGGTCCATGAACTGGACGAGGGAGACCTCCTGGGGGTCAGGGGACCCTATGGAAGGGGTTTTGAACTCATGGGAAGAAACCTGATCCTTGTGGGCGGCGGGATAGGTATGGCACCCCTTGCAGCCCTTGCAGAGGAGGCTGTGGCACGGGGCATGAATGTGGATGCGGTTGTGGCTGCAAGGACATCAGATGAGCTTCTCTTCACAGAGAGGCTTGAGAATGCAGGTGTTAATATCCATACATGTACAGATGATGGAACCTGCGGGTTTCAGGGATTTGCACATGAACGCCTTTCTGAAATGGATGGAGAATATGACATGGCGGCTGTGTGCGGTCCAGAACCCATGATGTTCCATGTGAAGGCGGTGCTTGATGAGAGGGGGATACCGACCCAGTTTTCCCTTGAGAGGTACATGAAGTGTGCCGTGGGTATCTGCGGCCAGTGCTGCGTCGACGGGACAGGGTGGAGGGTCTGTGCCGAGGGTCCTGTCTTCTGGGACCATGAATTACGGGGTGTCGGTGAATTTGGCAGGTACAGGAGGGACGCTGCCGGCCGGAGAATCAGCTGGTAA
- a CDS encoding dihydroorotate dehydrogenase, with translation MLRTRICNIELRNPTMLAAGVMGSMASSLNRVYRAGAGAVVTKSFSLEPNEGYKNPTTVEVTGGIINAIGLSNPGVEAFKEELRGVDDDVPLIASIYGSSPEEFARVAASVEDYVDMIELNVSCPHAMAGCGASIGQDAGLTFRVVSAVKDAVGVPVSTKLTPNVTDIVEIAKSAEDAGSDALTLINSLGPGMKIDIKTAKPVLSNAFGGMSGPAIKPVAVRCVYDVYRSVEIPIIGAGGVRDFRDAVEFLFAGAVAVQVGTAIMYDGPEIFMGICRGLERFMIEEGFSSVDEMVGLAHEGV, from the coding sequence ATGCTGAGGACCAGGATATGTAATATTGAGCTCAGGAATCCAACCATGCTTGCTGCGGGAGTTATGGGGAGCATGGCTTCATCCCTCAACAGGGTCTACCGTGCAGGTGCAGGGGCCGTTGTAACCAAATCCTTTTCACTGGAACCCAATGAGGGCTATAAAAATCCCACCACAGTGGAGGTTACCGGCGGGATCATAAATGCCATAGGCCTATCAAATCCTGGAGTTGAGGCATTTAAAGAGGAGCTCAGGGGGGTGGATGATGATGTGCCCCTCATAGCATCCATCTACGGGTCTTCACCGGAGGAATTTGCCAGGGTGGCGGCTTCAGTGGAGGACTACGTGGACATGATCGAACTCAACGTGTCCTGTCCCCACGCCATGGCGGGTTGCGGGGCTTCCATAGGACAGGATGCCGGGCTGACATTCAGGGTGGTATCGGCTGTAAAGGATGCTGTGGGCGTGCCGGTATCCACCAAGCTCACACCAAACGTTACAGACATCGTTGAGATAGCAAAAAGCGCAGAGGATGCAGGTTCAGATGCCCTGACCCTCATAAACTCCCTTGGTCCCGGGATGAAGATCGATATAAAAACAGCAAAACCTGTACTCTCCAATGCCTTTGGGGGAATGTCTGGTCCCGCCATAAAACCCGTGGCTGTAAGGTGCGTCTATGATGTTTACCGCAGTGTTGAGATCCCAATAATTGGCGCCGGTGGCGTCAGGGACTTCAGAGACGCGGTTGAATTTCTCTTTGCAGGTGCAGTGGCCGTTCAGGTGGGTACAGCCATAATGTATGATGGCCCCGAGATCTTCATGGGGATATGCAGGGGCCTTGAAAGGTTCATGATCGAGGAGGGCTTCTCATCGGTTGATGAGATGGTTGGACTGGCCCATGAGGGGGTGTGA
- a CDS encoding NOP5/NOP56 family protein encodes MKCYLTGCVAGFVAFSEDLKVIDYETFPLDDVASRLSESQMGGITPEERRILERLLGEYDEVVVEAEPSPAYSEFGKIRFEMPSAAGVHLRENLDEILESITDIPPSRFIHSALISATREKLRESLRESDRFLIQAINALDELDEEIGKLIERLREWYSLHFPELDGVRSHEQYVELVARYGDRDRILENFRMDVEESIGSDISSEDLHIFMDLAESIRRLQRLRQDTERYIDLKMEKLAPNLRALAGANVGARLIAHAGGLRELAMLPSSTVQVLGAEKALFRHLKSNARPPKHGVIFQHPSIRSSPWWIRGRVARLLAGKIVIAVRKDVFSGEFDPEIIESFNERFEFIKNKNKKPPVKRKRFQRKR; translated from the coding sequence ATGAAGTGTTATCTCACAGGCTGCGTTGCTGGTTTTGTTGCCTTCAGTGAAGATCTGAAAGTCATAGATTATGAAACTTTCCCGCTGGATGATGTGGCCAGCAGGCTCAGCGAATCACAGATGGGAGGTATCACACCTGAGGAGAGGAGGATACTTGAAAGGCTCCTTGGTGAATACGATGAGGTTGTTGTTGAGGCTGAACCATCCCCTGCATACTCTGAATTTGGTAAAATCAGGTTTGAAATGCCATCAGCCGCCGGAGTCCATCTGAGGGAGAACCTCGATGAGATACTGGAATCAATCACTGATATCCCCCCATCCAGATTCATACACAGCGCCCTCATCTCGGCAACCCGGGAAAAACTGAGGGAGTCCCTCAGGGAATCTGACAGGTTCCTCATACAGGCCATAAATGCCCTTGATGAACTGGACGAGGAGATCGGGAAACTGATAGAGAGGCTGAGGGAGTGGTATTCCCTTCACTTCCCTGAACTGGATGGTGTGAGGAGCCATGAGCAGTACGTTGAGCTGGTTGCCAGGTACGGTGACCGGGACAGGATACTTGAAAATTTCAGGATGGATGTGGAGGAAAGCATAGGTTCGGATATCAGCAGCGAGGACCTCCATATCTTCATGGACCTTGCAGAGAGTATCAGGAGACTCCAGAGGCTGAGGCAGGACACCGAGAGGTACATTGACCTCAAAATGGAGAAGCTCGCCCCCAACCTCAGGGCACTTGCAGGTGCGAATGTTGGGGCAAGGCTTATTGCACATGCAGGTGGCCTCAGGGAACTTGCCATGCTCCCCTCATCCACTGTACAGGTCCTTGGGGCTGAGAAGGCCCTCTTCAGGCATCTCAAATCAAATGCCAGGCCCCCAAAGCATGGGGTGATCTTTCAGCACCCCTCCATACGGTCATCACCATGGTGGATAAGGGGCAGGGTTGCAAGGCTTCTTGCCGGTAAAATAGTAATCGCAGTGAGAAAGGATGTTTTCAGCGGGGAATTCGATCCAGA